In a genomic window of Styela clava chromosome 7, kaStyClav1.hap1.2, whole genome shotgun sequence:
- the LOC120327648 gene encoding arf-GAP with coiled-coil, ANK repeat and PH domain-containing protein 2-like — MAPALEFDECVKDSPMFRELLHSSENDTCALEGLLEKVLKQYNYANEAEKLYSSANLMLKEVILELRGYYKDDEFLKNIINQFLHVLEEINSFHSILDQAQKSINTRMTHFLKTDVKGNQDLKKTFDKVSNDFDNALSKHASVSRYKPHEIEESESSLANHKTTFRNVTMEYVYQMNMLHKNKRLHTIYQITSCMHAFQTYFHQGYELFKDVEPFLKKTADQVDELSTQIETQKTEMMTQRERYQAMAGDNSMYIKQLDSSSARIIEGYLFKRASNAFKTWSRRWFSIHNNKLLYQSKLKTHHQEDPIVVVDDLRLCNIRVADDVERRFCFEVISPNKSFLLQAESEDVRMAWVHAIQSSIQEAYKSSAGDGDEIFKQQNESPSQSNNGFKNSPTASNSYGVRETQSTIRNSQSDSSLLQTNNKQSLLQKIMDIPGNTYCADCKKQEARWASVNLGIVLCIECSGAHRSLGVHVSKVRSLTLDSWEPEVIAIMQSLGNDRVNEIYEANIGHKLIKPGCSNRDRLSFIQAKYVRREFCSLLPDQNNEAISPGKKLKRWKVRKSKPRRKREKRQKAESILQDDDNELSTPALDNEVAIDGSGDKKNEPDVFVFGISKIPDPDGDTEVENSDVEDIANLNANLLFYKAAKLGNLPVMLLAKANAANINWANPDENQQTPLMQAAMGASIRACEFLLINGAKINTVDSDGRTALHYASINNNTGVACQFLKRKARHDIMDKDNLTPLQIAIDAANADIVTLIRLKQMNDEMLDTDPGSVQTDSLVTDVFRDFSHRAASHDLSSPDGMKSPLFEAQPQEEQTTSKNVLDESKVSSDTQTSTPNSNSHTIIDDADKILASESTV; from the exons ATGGCACCCGCACTTGAATTTGATGAATGTGTCAAGGATTCTCCGATGTTCAG aGAATTGCTACACAGCTCAGAAAATGACACATGTGCTCTCGAGGGTCTTTTGGAAAAG GTTTTAAAGCAATACAACTATGCAAATGAAGCTGAAAAACTTTACAGTTCTGCAAATTT AATGTTGAAAGAAGTTATTTTAGAATTGAGAGGATATTATAAAGATGATGAGTTTTTAAAG aaTATTATCAACCAGTTTTTACATGTTTTGGAAGAAATAAATTCTTTCCACTCG ATCCTGGATCAAGCACAGAAATCGATAAACACACGTATGACACACTTCCTGAAAAC AGATGTCAAAGGAAATCAAGATCTGAAGAAAACTTTCGATAAAGTTTCAAACGACTTTGATAATGCATTGAGTAAACATGCATCAGTCAGTCGATATAAACCTCATGAAATTGAAGAATCAGAATCATCTCTCGCTAATCATAAAACTACTTTCAGAAATGTTACAATGGAATATGTTTATCAG ATGAATATGTTACACAAGAATAAAAGATTACACACTATATACCAG ATAACATCATGTATGCATGcttttcaaacatattttcatCAAGGATATGAACTTTTTAAAGATGTTgaaccatttttgaaaaaaactgCCGATCag GTCGATGAGTTATCAACACAAATTGAAACCCAAAAAACAGAAATGATGACACAAAGAGAAAGATATCAAGCAATG GCAGGTGACAACAGCATGTATATAAAACAATTGGACTCGAGTTCTGCAAGAATTATTGAAGGATATTTGTTTAAAAGAGCAAGTAATGCTTTCAAAACTTGGAGTAG GAGATGGTTTTCTATTCACAACAACAAATTACTATATCAAAGCAAATTGAAG ACCCACCATCAAGAAGATCCAATAGTCGTTGTTGATGACCTCCGATTATGTAATATAAGAGTAGCTGATGATGTGGAAAgaagattttgttttgaagttATTTCTCCAAATAAAAGTTTTCTTTTACAAGCTGAATCTGAAGATGTCAGGATGGCTTGGGTTCACGCTATTCAG TCCAGTATTCAGGAAGCTTACAAGTCATCAGCTGGAGATGGtgatgaaattttcaaacaacaaaatgag TCACCATCTCAATCAAATAATGGGTTTAAAAATTCTCCGACTGCTTCAAATTCTTACGGTGTGAGAGAAACCCAAAGCACAA TTCGGAATTCTCAAAGTGATTCTTCGCTCCTACAAACAAACAACAAACAATCATTGTTGCAAAAAATAATGGACATTCCTGGAAATACATATTGTGCAGATTGTAAAAAACAag AAGCACGTTGGGCAAGTGTGAATCTTGGTATTGTTCTATGTATTGAATGTAGTGGTGCTCATAGAAGTTTAGGAGTTCATGTTTCGAAAGTTCGTTCACTGACTCTTGATAGCTGGGAGCCAGAAGTAATCGCT ATAATGCAATCACTTGGTAATGACAGAGTCAATGAAATATACGAAGCAAATATTGGTCATAAACTAATTAAACCAGGATGTTCCAA TCGGGATAGATTAAGTTTTATTCAAGCCAAATATGTCAGAAGAGAATTTTGCTCGTTACTACCTGATCAAAATAATGAAGCCATCAGTCCAGGAAAGAAGTTAAAACGTTGGAAAGTACGGAAAAGTAAACCGAGACGAAAAAGAGAAAAACGACAG AAAGCAGAATCGATCTTACAAGATGATGACAATGAATTATCTACACCTGCATTAGATAATGAAGTAGCCATTG ATGGGAGTGGAGATAAGAAGAATGAACCTGATGTTTTTGTCTTTGGTATCAGCAAAATTCCAG ATCCTGATGGAGACACCGAAGTAGAAAATTCAGATGTTGAAGACATTGCAAACCTCAATGCTAACCTTCTATTTTATAA AGCTGCCAAACTGGGGAATCTACCAGTGATGCTTCTTGCAAAAGCAAATGCTGCAAATATCAATTGGGCAAATCCAGATGAAAACCAACAAACACCATTGATGCAAGCAGCTATGGGA gcTTCAATTCGTGCTTGCGAGTTTCTGCTGATAAATGGAGCAAAAATAAACACTGTAGATTCAGATGGAAGAACAGCACTCCATTATGCttcaattaataataatacag GTGTTGCTTGTCAGTTTTTGAAAAGAAAAGCACGTCATGATATCATGGATAAAGACAACCTGACTCCACTACAAATTGCTATCGATGCTGCTAATGCAGATATTGTTACATT gaTTCGACTGAAGCAAATGAATGATGAAATGCTTGATACTGATCCAGGATCTGTGCAAA CTGACAGTCTCGTCACTGATGTATTTCGAGATTTTTCTCATCGTGCGGCAAGCCATGATTTATCATCACCAGATGGAATGAAATCTCCTTTATTTGAAGCTCAGCCGCAGGAGGAGCAGACTACATCGAAGAATGTTCTTGATGAATCGAAAGTTTCTTCCGACACACAAACTTCGACACCAAATTCAAACAGTCATACCATTATTGATGATGCTGATAAAATTCTTGCCTCTGAATCGACTGtataa
- the LOC120327651 gene encoding lys-63-specific deubiquitinase BRCC36-like, producing MGSVRMVILNADAYYSCLTHAFSNEQEEIMGLCIGETKDTILGCEVHITSTLSLRRLDKRKDRVEISVEQLSNASSKAEELARKTGRPLRIIGWYHSHPHITVWPSHVDIATQADYQTMDGTFVGLIFSCFNEGKSNEHSIHLTCFQSVTTSGWDSAPHERVEIPISIAPCRTISDACMDALKELPKILMHEETDTYEAANSSDGDFMTRLYNGSVHVQALCKLNSNLLLPMLKVTERSTARAQLKLEETEKDIEELKKQITELKLELGET from the exons ATGGGCTCAGTAAGAATGGTAATTTTAAATGCTGATGCATATTATTCCTGTCTCACTCATGCTTTTTCTAATGAGCAAGAAGAAATTATGGGTTTGTGTATCGGAGAAACCAAAGATACG ATACTTGGATGTGAAGTGCATATAACATCAACTTTATCATTACGAAGATTGGATAAAAGAAAAGACAGAGTTGAAATATCAGTTGAACAACTTTCCAATGCATCTTCGAAAGCAGAA GAACTAGCCAGAAAAACTGGACGACCTTTACGAATTATTGGTTGGTATCATTCACATCCACACATTACTGTTTGGCCTTCACATGTTG ATATTGCGACACAAGCAGATTATCAAACAATGGATGGTACTTTTGTTGGATtgatattttcatgttttaatgAAGGAAAATCGAATGAA CATTCTATACATCTGACATGTTTTCAATCTGTAACAACATCAGGCTGGGATTCTGCACC GCATGAAAGAGTTGAGATCCCAATATCAATTGCACCATGTAGAACTATCAGTGATGCTTGTATGGATGCATTGAAAGAATTACCGAAAATATTGATGCATGAAGAAACAGATACATATGAGGCTGCAAA cTCTTCAGATGGAGATTTTATGACAAGATTATATAATGGAAGTGTTCATGTCCAAGCACTCTGTAAATTGAACAGCAATCTGTTGTTGCCAATGTTGAAAGTCACAGAGAGATCTACAGCACGAGCTCAACTCAAGTTGGAAGAAACTGAAAAGGATATTGAAGAACTAAAAAAGCAAATTACAGAATTGAAGCTTGAACTTGGGGAAACTTGA
- the LOC120327650 gene encoding NF-kappa-B inhibitor-like protein 1 yields MNSDQRKLVKYIQSGSLLKIKSLLEKLNGKREHKFNLGFKIGDLNRTPLHIACLLGDDAVVRCLLKYGASSDRKDKNNDTPVHIAAQFICDDGNYQDYKLLIEPLIQKQPELLSQKNKKGKTPSEILLQAREKYKMFCKFDQEEEDLVQEKAEQEESWNSKLLQETESEYNEQTKGLSFSSNISSFSDDDYQNYDQWAGRIFRDYQRKNIGMENKKRRKEFQSRKRREEFDDVSAHLRKNNSEYVSQVKRMKTEVLAQKRERYEKKMTSMKSPSDDKLRFRDIPWPCQGNATEMVEVLLSGQSVDSSSNDRKRAIIRQLVLWHPDKFEQKCGERLSEKDRDRILDTVKAIAQELNKNLESLKAQES; encoded by the coding sequence ATGAACAGTGATCAAAGAAAACTTGTGAAATATATTCAGAGTGGTTCATTGCTAAAAATCAAATCCCTGTTGGAGAAATTGAATGGAAAAAGAGAACATAAATTCAATCTAGGTTTCAAAATTGGCGATTTGAACCGTACGCCACTTCATATTGCTTGTCTTCTGGGTGATGACGCTGTTGTCAGATGTCTTCTTAAATATGGCGCTTCAAGTGATAGAAAAGACAAAAATAATGATACTCCTGTGCATATTGCGGCTCAGTTCATTTGTGACGATGGGAATTATCAGGATTACAAACTACTTATTGAGCCTCTGATTCAAAAGCAACCTGAGCTTTTGTCACAAAAGAATAAAAAAGGCAAAACACCATCTGAAATTCTTCTACAAGcaagagaaaaatataaaatgttctGCAAATTTGATCAAGAAGAGGAAGATCTCGTACAAGAAAAAGCTGAACAGGAGGAATCATGGAATTCTAAACTTCTCCAAGAAACAGAGTCTGAATATAATGAACAAACGAAAGGTTTATCATTTTCTTCAAACATATCTTCATTCTCAGATGACGACTATCAAAATTACGATCAATGGGCTGGAAGAATATTCAGGGATtatcaaagaaaaaatattggaatgGAGAACAAGAAAAGGCGAAAAGAATTTCAGAGCAGAAAACGTAGAGAAGAATTTGATGATGTTTCTGCACATCTACGTAAAAACAATAGTGAATACGTATCTCAGGTCAAACGAATGAAAACGGAAGTTTTGGCACAAAAACGAGAACGTTATGAAAAGAAGATGACTTCTATGAAATCTCCGAGTGATGATAAACTCAGATTTCGAGATATACCTTGGCCTTGTCAAGGCAATGCCACGGAAATGGTCGAAGTTTTATTGAGTGGACAATCTGTTGATAGTTCCAGTAATGATAGAAAACGTGCGATAATAAGACAATTGGTATTATGGCATCCTgataaatttgaacaaaaatgcgGAGAGAGATTGAGTGAAAAAGATCGCGATAGAATACTTGACACTGTTAAGGCAATTGCGCAAgagttgaataaaaatttagaatCTTTAAAAGCACAAGAAAGTTAA
- the LOC120328440 gene encoding nucleolin-like, protein MVQMKSKGKDKKTKNAKAKKQVKPDPPPKEESSEEEESEEEEEEVKVQKTQKKKTTKAAKKQEEEDSDDDDDDDDDDSDEEEEVKKGTNGKVKNAAKADDEEEDSDDDDDDDDDDSEEETKKDKKAAGDAKKEEEEDSDDDDDDDDDDDEEDSKTKKAQKMEVDDDDDDDDDDEDESDSGEEEEQEDEKNNNRKRKQATEEHTKAKKMKDDAPQGELVTIMFSGLPEGTDDNTFNKFLKSKGIQCRACRANYGRCKAFVDINVDDKGKALVLNQVEWKGSELAVEEAKPRNDQARDGGNTSDRDSRTMFVRNLPYSASEDDLYGVFNNVEEVRLLKDRATGHFKGIAFVQFNDPESLENAMKNKDEYELEGRQLHVDYTDSRSSKPARGGGGGRGGRGGGGYGGGGRGGGYGDQQTSSTLFVKGVTEDMSQADLSKHFEGASEVRMITDRETGKNKHFAYIEFESESDATKCYTSAKGGIEAEDGSTTFYVDYATKRRESGGGGGRGGGFRGGRGGGGFRGGRGGGGFRGRGGGGYGGRGGGGFGGRGGGRGRGGGRGSYGGGGGGKKTTFNDSD, encoded by the exons ATGGTCCAGATGAAATCCAAA GGAAAAgacaagaaaacaaaaaatgcaaaagcAAAGAAACAGGTAAAACCTGATCCACCACCGAAAGAAGAAAGTAGTGAAGAGGAGGAAAGTGAGGAGGAAGAGGAAGAAGTCAAG GTGCAAAAAacacaaaagaagaaaacaacAAAAGCGGCAAAGAAACAAGAGGAAGAAGACAGTGATGACGACGACGATGATGATGATGACGATAGTGATGAGGAGGAGGAAGTCAAG AAAGGAACAAACGGCAAAGTAAAAAATGCAGCAAAAGCTGATGACGAAGAGGAAGACAGTGATGATGATGACGACGATGATGATGATGACAGTGAGGAAGAG ACGAAGAAAGATAAGAAAGCTGCTGGAGATGCAAAGAAAGAGGAAGAAGAAGACAGCGATGACGATGATGATGATGACGACGACGATGATGAGGAAGACTCTAAG ACCAAGAAAGCTCAGAAAATGGAAGTAGATGATGACgacgatgatgatgatgatgacgaGGATGAGAGTGATTCTGGGGAGGAAGAAGAGCAG gaagatgaaaaaaataataacagaaAACGAAAACAAGCTACTGAAGAACATACGAAGGCGAAGAAGATGAAAGATGATGCGCCACAAG GCGAATTGGTGACGATTATGTTCTCTGGACTTCCAGAAGGAACTGATGACaacacttttaataaatttttaaaaagtaaaGGAATACAGTGTCGGGCCTGCAGAGCTAACTATGGGCGATG CAAAGCTTTTGTAGACATAAATGTGGACGATAAAGGAAAAGCGCTCGTGTTGAATCAAGTTGAATGGAAAGGTAGTGAATTAGCGGTCGAAGAAGCAAAACCAAGAAATGATCAAGCTC GAGATGGAGGAAACACTTCAGATAGAGATTCAAGAACAATGTTTGTCCGTAACTTGCCGTATTCTGCATCAGAAGATGACTTGTATGGCGTTTTCAACAATGTCGAAGAAGTACGATTATTAAAAGATCGTGCGACTGGCCATTTCAAAGG AATTGCGTTCGTTCAATTCAATGATCCAGAATCTTTGGAAAATGCTATGaaaaataaagatgaatatGAACTGGAAGGAAGACAACTCCATGTTGATTACACAGATAGCAGAAGCTCAAAACCGGCGAGAGGAGGAGGTGGAGGTAGAGGAGGTCGTGGCGGCGGAGGTTATGGTGGCGGAGGAAGAGGCGGGGGATATGGAGAtc AACAAACGTCGTCAACTCTCTTTGTTAAAGGCGTAACTGAAGATATGTCTCAAGCGGATCtttcaaaacattttgaagGGGCTTCCGAAGTCAGAATGATAACTGACAGAGAAACCGGAAAAAATAAACA TTTTGCCTATATCGAATTCGAATCAGAAAGTGATGCGACAAAATGCTACACATCAGCTAAAGGTGGAATAGAAGCAGAAGACGGTTCAACTACTTTTTATGTTGACTATGCTACTAAGAGACGAGAAAGCGGCGGCGGCGGTG GTCGAGGAGGCGGTTTCAGAGGTGGACGAGGTGGAGGCGGCTTCAGAGGTGGACGAGGTGGTGGGGGTTTCAGAGGACGAGGTGGCGGGGGTTACGGAGGACGAGGTGGTGGGGGTTTCGGAGGAAGAGGTGGTGGACGTGGAAGAGGGGGTGGTCGTGGCAGTTATGGAGGAGGTGGAGGTGGAAAGAAGACTACTTTTAATGACTCTGACTAG
- the LOC144425124 gene encoding uncharacterized protein LOC144425124 has protein sequence MAYSVQCLRSTACGSHAASQARGSAVAFGIFSIGCFVTACVFVRTHLKEFGTTADNGISEAEKSAFCQSFYLSFYSSLRNDFQQLVFKSENEKYNDCKMS, from the exons atggcctacagtgtacag TGTCTCCGCAGCACTGCCTGCGGGTCTCATGCTGCAAGTCAAGCACGTGGGAGCGCCGTGGCTTTCGGAATTTTTTCGATCGGCTGTTTCGTAACTGCATGCGTGTTTGTCAGAACGCACTTGAAGGAATTTGGGACGACTGCGGATAATG GAATTTCAGAAGCGGAGAAAAGTGCTTTTTGTCAATCCTTTTATTTGAGTTTCTATTCTTCACTGCGAAATGATTTTCAGCAATTAGTTTTCAAAAGTGAAAACGAAAAGTACAATGATTGTAAAATGTcgtaa